In a single window of the Luteolibacter yonseiensis genome:
- a CDS encoding toll/interleukin-1 receptor domain-containing protein: MSITPPPQPRRYAMFISYRHADNLEMGRKWATWLHESVENYDIPVDLVGKTNLRDEPVPATLYPVFRDEEELPADADLSNNIRRALENSSLLVVLCSPRAVQSRFVADEIRYFKEIGKSSRILALIIDGEPNASDDPEKIARLGAAAECFPEPLRFGVPDDKGVLDWSARTEPIAADCRPGGHSGQGWTTAAAYEIALEKQGMSRVERSAAVREYAERLELAKLKVIAGAIGMPLGELTRRDKVRQLQRARQRARVLTMLSSVFAVLAIAAGVLGWMANEKRKEATTQRQAAVKASALADARRVEADEQRSVAVTAQGEAETARNLADTEKRQAVATLATSDFQEGINRLSDSSTARAGLAYLARSARSGHESAAIRTWILFQHQPFWLPTENQETPPASYQKHLSSIEPPPAFQNVKLGAETLAPTWYAESADGKRCITVISNFIPGEGGHVSFRFWETTGKPIGAWHDVVYEGDYYLSGIVGATLSPDGRFAAIIASPWRMPQYVEVWDVDHGKKVGESIPADGAQPNYQGGAFNDVWFVSGGKRPGPLLVTLSNRGNASVHSLYTEEEGASMTPPLVHPHAQSVNVAAIDVDSGVFASAAADRSIRISRLFEEQIPAWPITAPSGIGGLKIDSPEKISALLDDGKTTGWTYSKPPTAPAPEQKSLVMNEASGFEEIRPSGENEAPPPPGDHRDKLELRVVNGSELQLIEAPPSGKVLWNHRFSAPIAFVRFLDGPKILVQTEFFTTEIWDTTQNALVHPVIDESPLFDGDTAADTTLLSSLSPDGRLALTRSFQWVPPNVGVYGFTLWDLASGKPLTGRRVSYNNIATDEVPESHAEFSSDGRFLLFGQYGKEVPKSVNAYLQLIPPAAVLPLIPDLAEALAGQKLQADGNLAPIHTDPATVRDAVLKAIAAP; this comes from the coding sequence ATGTCGATCACTCCCCCTCCGCAACCGCGCCGTTATGCGATGTTCATTTCCTACCGCCATGCGGACAACCTGGAGATGGGCCGGAAATGGGCGACGTGGCTGCACGAGAGCGTGGAGAACTACGACATCCCGGTGGATCTGGTCGGCAAAACCAACCTGCGCGACGAACCTGTCCCGGCCACACTCTACCCGGTTTTTCGCGACGAGGAGGAGCTGCCCGCCGACGCGGATCTCTCGAACAACATCCGCCGCGCCTTGGAAAACAGCTCGCTGCTGGTGGTCCTGTGTTCTCCCCGCGCGGTGCAATCGCGTTTCGTCGCCGACGAGATCCGCTATTTCAAGGAGATCGGAAAAAGCAGCCGCATCCTCGCGCTGATCATCGATGGCGAGCCGAACGCTTCCGACGATCCGGAAAAAATCGCACGTCTCGGCGCTGCGGCGGAGTGTTTTCCCGAGCCTCTGCGCTTCGGCGTGCCTGATGACAAGGGTGTGCTGGATTGGTCCGCCCGCACCGAACCCATCGCCGCGGACTGCCGGCCCGGCGGGCATTCCGGACAGGGTTGGACCACCGCGGCGGCCTACGAGATCGCACTGGAGAAACAGGGCATGTCCCGGGTGGAACGCTCCGCCGCCGTGCGGGAATACGCCGAACGCCTGGAACTCGCGAAATTGAAAGTCATCGCCGGTGCCATCGGCATGCCGCTGGGTGAACTCACCCGTCGGGACAAGGTGCGGCAGCTCCAACGCGCCCGCCAGCGAGCCCGCGTGCTGACGATGCTGAGCTCGGTTTTCGCCGTTCTCGCGATCGCCGCCGGAGTGCTCGGCTGGATGGCCAACGAAAAGCGCAAGGAAGCCACCACCCAACGCCAGGCGGCTGTAAAGGCCAGCGCGCTCGCCGATGCCCGCCGCGTCGAGGCGGACGAGCAGCGGTCCGTCGCCGTGACGGCACAGGGGGAAGCCGAAACCGCCCGAAATCTGGCGGATACCGAAAAACGACAGGCCGTGGCCACGCTCGCCACCTCGGATTTCCAAGAAGGCATCAACCGCCTCTCGGACTCCTCCACCGCCCGTGCGGGGCTTGCCTACCTCGCCCGCTCCGCCCGTTCCGGACACGAATCCGCCGCCATCCGGACCTGGATCTTGTTCCAACACCAGCCGTTCTGGCTGCCGACGGAAAATCAGGAAACACCGCCAGCCTCCTATCAGAAACACCTGTCGTCCATCGAACCTCCGCCTGCCTTTCAAAATGTGAAACTGGGCGCGGAGACACTCGCTCCCACCTGGTATGCGGAAAGCGCTGATGGAAAACGCTGCATCACCGTGATCAGCAACTTCATCCCGGGAGAAGGCGGACACGTCTCATTCCGGTTCTGGGAAACCACGGGAAAACCGATCGGCGCGTGGCATGACGTGGTTTACGAAGGTGATTATTATCTCAGCGGCATCGTCGGTGCCACGCTTTCACCGGATGGGAGGTTTGCCGCGATCATCGCTTCTCCCTGGAGGATGCCCCAATACGTCGAGGTATGGGACGTCGATCACGGAAAAAAAGTCGGCGAATCCATCCCGGCGGATGGAGCCCAGCCAAATTACCAGGGCGGCGCGTTCAACGATGTGTGGTTCGTTTCAGGTGGCAAGCGTCCGGGGCCCCTGCTCGTCACGCTGTCGAATCGAGGAAACGCCTCCGTCCACTCGTTGTATACGGAGGAAGAAGGAGCTTCGATGACCCCGCCCCTCGTCCATCCGCACGCGCAGTCGGTCAACGTGGCCGCCATCGACGTGGATTCCGGTGTTTTCGCGAGTGCCGCGGCGGACAGATCCATCCGCATTTCCCGCCTGTTCGAGGAGCAAATACCCGCATGGCCGATCACGGCGCCCAGCGGGATCGGTGGATTGAAGATCGATTCACCCGAAAAAATCAGCGCGTTGTTGGACGATGGGAAGACCACCGGCTGGACTTACTCCAAGCCGCCGACCGCTCCCGCACCGGAGCAAAAATCGCTCGTCATGAACGAAGCGTCCGGCTTCGAAGAAATCCGGCCCTCCGGCGAGAATGAAGCTCCTCCACCGCCCGGCGACCACCGGGACAAGCTTGAGCTGCGGGTGGTGAACGGCTCCGAACTCCAGCTCATCGAAGCGCCGCCCTCCGGTAAAGTGCTGTGGAACCACCGGTTTTCCGCCCCCATCGCCTTCGTCCGTTTCCTTGATGGTCCTAAAATCCTGGTCCAAACGGAGTTCTTCACGACGGAAATCTGGGATACGACCCAGAACGCGCTGGTCCATCCGGTCATCGACGAGTCACCTCTTTTTGACGGCGACACCGCCGCTGATACCACGTTGCTCAGCTCGCTTTCGCCCGATGGCAGGCTCGCCCTGACCCGCAGCTTCCAGTGGGTTCCGCCCAACGTCGGAGTCTATGGCTTCACGTTGTGGGATCTCGCCAGCGGCAAGCCGCTCACCGGGCGTCGGGTTTCCTACAACAACATCGCCACGGATGAAGTCCCGGAATCCCACGCGGAGTTCAGCAGCGATGGTAGATTCCTGCTCTTCGGCCAATACGGCAAAGAAGTACCGAAATCGGTGAACGCCTACCTGCAATTGATCCCGCCCGCCGCAGTCCTGCCACTCATTCCGGATCTCGCCGAGGCGCTTGCCGGACAGAAGTTGCAGGCGGATGGCAACCTCGCCCCCATCCACACGGACCCGGCAACCGTTCGGGATGCCGTGCTGAAGGCGATCGCAGCGCCGTGA
- the bioA gene encoding adenosylmethionine--8-amino-7-oxononanoate transaminase — MREDTRRWIEQDQARCWHPFTRQAEWCARGHEPLVITRGEGSWLWDSEGRKYLDGNSSIWTNIHGHAHPAINAAILEQLGKISHSSFLGFTHPLAAELATRLCAFFPENTLERVFFSDDGSTAVECALKMAVQYRMQTGAPDRNQFVAFSNGYHGDTLGAASLGGVGRFFERFRNTGYRVRHVATLDELRALSPEEIAGVVIEPLIQGVNEMRPWRGGMLAELREWCDETGVHLILDEVMTGFGRTGRMFACQHEEVIPDFLCLAKGLTGGYLPMAATLTTGKIYDAFLGDAEKAFYYGHSYTANPLGCAAALASLDVFETEKTLARLPEKISRLSSRLATLKSRHPVIHEIRQCGFIAGIELRRPDGEKFPLGERFGEAICQAARAHGLLTRPILDTIVLMPPLRTSLEEIDSAIAALDSSLP, encoded by the coding sequence ATGCGAGAGGACACCCGACGATGGATCGAGCAAGACCAGGCCCGCTGCTGGCACCCCTTCACCCGTCAGGCGGAGTGGTGCGCGCGCGGCCATGAGCCGCTCGTCATCACGCGTGGAGAGGGATCATGGCTGTGGGATTCGGAGGGCAGGAAATACCTGGATGGGAATTCCTCCATTTGGACGAACATCCACGGTCACGCCCACCCCGCGATCAATGCGGCCATCCTGGAGCAGCTCGGAAAAATCTCCCACTCGTCATTCCTCGGCTTCACCCACCCGCTCGCCGCGGAACTGGCCACCCGGCTTTGCGCGTTTTTCCCGGAGAACACCCTGGAGCGTGTCTTTTTTTCCGACGACGGCTCCACCGCCGTGGAATGCGCGCTGAAGATGGCGGTGCAGTACCGGATGCAAACCGGCGCGCCGGACAGGAACCAATTCGTCGCCTTTTCCAACGGCTACCACGGCGACACGCTGGGAGCGGCATCGCTCGGCGGAGTGGGACGCTTCTTCGAACGGTTCCGCAATACCGGCTATCGCGTGCGGCACGTCGCCACCCTTGATGAACTCCGCGCGTTGTCACCGGAGGAAATCGCCGGCGTCGTCATCGAGCCGCTCATCCAGGGCGTCAACGAGATGCGCCCGTGGCGCGGCGGCATGCTGGCGGAACTGCGCGAATGGTGTGATGAAACGGGCGTCCACCTCATCCTCGACGAAGTGATGACAGGCTTCGGCCGCACCGGAAGGATGTTCGCCTGCCAGCATGAGGAGGTGATCCCGGATTTCCTCTGTCTCGCGAAAGGCCTCACCGGCGGCTACCTGCCGATGGCCGCCACGCTCACCACCGGAAAAATCTACGACGCCTTCCTCGGAGACGCGGAAAAGGCTTTCTACTACGGACATAGTTACACCGCGAATCCGCTGGGATGCGCCGCAGCGCTCGCCAGCCTCGACGTTTTCGAAACGGAAAAAACCCTGGCCCGTCTGCCGGAGAAAATCTCCCGTCTTTCAAGCAGGCTCGCCACCCTCAAATCCCGCCACCCCGTCATCCACGAGATCCGTCAATGTGGTTTCATCGCCGGCATCGAACTCCGCCGCCCGGATGGTGAGAAATTCCCGCTCGGCGAACGTTTCGGCGAAGCCATCTGCCAGGCGGCCCGGGCCCATGGCCTGCTCACCCGCCCGATTCTCGACACCATCGTGCTGATGCCGCCGCTTCGCACGTCGCTGGAGGAAATTGATTCCGCCATCGCAGCCCTGGACTCCTCGCTGCCATGA